The proteins below come from a single Fodinicola acaciae genomic window:
- a CDS encoding ArsR/SmtB family transcription factor: MPDTWLPQPDLATVEVGTILQALADPVRLQIIRALDLAGESTCTALDVPVKVSTVSHHLQVLRECGLVSSRVVGNTRPSRLRRADLERRFPGLLTAILAASPPTAE, translated from the coding sequence ATGCCGGACACCTGGCTGCCGCAGCCGGACCTCGCCACCGTCGAGGTCGGCACCATCCTGCAGGCCCTGGCCGATCCGGTGCGCCTGCAGATCATCCGCGCGCTCGATCTCGCCGGCGAGTCCACCTGCACCGCGCTGGACGTGCCGGTGAAGGTCTCGACGGTGTCGCATCATCTGCAGGTGCTGCGCGAATGCGGCCTGGTCAGCAGCAGAGTCGTCGGCAACACCCGGCCGAGCCGGCTCCGGCGCGCCGACCTGGAACGCCGTTTTCCCGGTCTGCTCACCGCGATTCTGGCAGCATCGCCACCGACCGCCGAATGA
- a CDS encoding Chromate resistance protein ChrB → MTDQGWLLLVYRIPSEPTRLRATVWRRLKGLGAIYLQSAAAALPASPAAERALRKLQHEIVGMSGTAVLMSCDVLVGEQDVRAAFLAARDDEYQEIVDKCQDFHGQLEKEYVANHFTFAELEENEEDLTKLRNWFGKVTDRDVFGASGRKATEAALRTCEEALEKYAARVYTEEAETR, encoded by the coding sequence ATGACCGACCAGGGCTGGCTGCTGCTCGTCTATCGCATCCCGTCGGAGCCGACGCGGTTGCGCGCCACCGTGTGGCGCCGGCTGAAGGGTTTGGGGGCCATCTACCTGCAAAGCGCGGCCGCCGCACTGCCGGCGAGCCCGGCCGCCGAGCGCGCGCTGCGCAAGCTGCAGCACGAGATCGTCGGCATGTCCGGCACCGCCGTGCTCATGTCGTGCGACGTGCTGGTCGGCGAGCAGGACGTACGCGCGGCGTTCCTGGCCGCCCGTGACGACGAATACCAGGAAATCGTCGACAAGTGCCAGGATTTCCACGGGCAGCTGGAGAAAGAGTACGTCGCCAACCACTTCACCTTCGCCGAACTGGAGGAGAACGAGGAGGACCTGACCAAGCTGCGTAACTGGTTTGGCAAGGTCACCGACCGCGACGTTTTCGGCGCCTCCGGCCGGAAAGCCACCGAGGCGGCGCTGCGCACTTGCGAAGAGGCGCTGGAAAAGTACGCGGCACGCGTCTACACCGAGGAAGCCGAAACCCGCTGA
- a CDS encoding purple acid phosphatase family protein, whose amino-acid sequence MSVTRRGALGLLGAAGAAAPLLGQTPAFAPKVGKGATPVQGLHLTFGRNPARQMVASWITAGAVRRPRVLYGTLDGGFGSCVDAVTKTYVDGTSGRTVWIHHAELDRLRPGTDYVYAVQHDGATPDAGTFRTAPSGRAPFTFTSFGDQSAPQVTWAANGTVGLDANSTPATMDIVTGIETVAPLFHLLNGDLCYANLDVDRVRTWNNFFANNTRSARFRPWMPAAGNHEIEKANGPIGLGAYQAYFSLPSTETDAELANLWYSFTAGSVHVVVLQNDDNCLQDGGDVYVNGYSGGRQLAWLEKDLAAARENRGIDWIVVAMHQVMVSTSDANGADLGLREKYGPLFDRYGVDLVLCGHEHDYERSLAVRGVVSGSETLTPQPVSTATDAIDSEHGTVHMVLGGGGVSGTTNGKFFTDGTGKVITGVTAPNPSTGKRTAIYTKEKAVWSAVRDLEHPYGFAAFTVDPGRRPGDITSIEVTYYNVNKPHGELSVFERFSLRRRRSDR is encoded by the coding sequence ATGTCCGTCACCCGCAGAGGCGCGCTCGGCCTTCTCGGCGCGGCCGGAGCCGCCGCTCCGCTGCTCGGCCAGACTCCGGCTTTTGCCCCGAAGGTGGGAAAAGGCGCCACACCGGTGCAGGGCCTGCACCTGACCTTCGGCCGGAACCCGGCGCGCCAGATGGTCGCCTCGTGGATCACCGCCGGCGCCGTACGCCGGCCGCGCGTCCTCTACGGCACGCTTGACGGCGGTTTCGGGTCATGTGTCGACGCCGTCACGAAAACGTACGTCGACGGCACTTCTGGCCGTACGGTCTGGATCCATCACGCCGAGCTCGACCGGTTGCGGCCAGGCACCGACTATGTTTACGCCGTGCAGCACGACGGCGCGACGCCGGATGCCGGCACCTTCCGCACCGCTCCGTCCGGCCGTGCTCCGTTCACCTTCACCAGTTTCGGCGACCAGTCGGCGCCGCAGGTGACCTGGGCCGCCAACGGCACGGTCGGCCTGGACGCCAACTCCACGCCGGCCACCATGGACATCGTCACCGGCATCGAGACGGTCGCGCCGCTTTTCCATCTGCTCAACGGAGATCTGTGCTATGCCAACCTCGACGTCGATCGCGTGCGTACGTGGAACAACTTCTTCGCGAACAACACTCGCTCGGCGCGCTTTCGGCCGTGGATGCCGGCGGCCGGCAACCACGAGATCGAAAAGGCCAACGGCCCGATCGGTCTCGGCGCGTACCAGGCATACTTTTCCCTGCCGTCCACCGAAACCGACGCGGAGCTGGCCAACCTCTGGTATTCGTTCACGGCCGGCTCGGTGCATGTCGTGGTGCTGCAAAACGACGACAACTGCCTGCAGGACGGCGGCGACGTGTACGTCAATGGCTATTCCGGCGGCCGGCAACTCGCCTGGCTGGAGAAGGACCTGGCCGCGGCACGGGAAAACCGCGGCATCGACTGGATCGTGGTCGCGATGCACCAGGTGATGGTCAGCACCTCGGACGCGAACGGCGCCGATCTCGGCCTGCGCGAGAAATACGGTCCGCTTTTCGACCGCTATGGCGTGGATCTGGTGCTGTGCGGCCATGAACACGACTACGAGCGCTCGCTGGCGGTGCGCGGTGTCGTGTCGGGCAGCGAAACCTTGACCCCGCAACCCGTGTCGACGGCGACCGACGCCATCGACTCCGAGCACGGAACCGTCCACATGGTGCTCGGTGGCGGCGGTGTTTCCGGCACCACCAACGGAAAGTTCTTCACCGACGGCACCGGCAAGGTGATCACCGGCGTGACCGCGCCGAATCCGTCGACCGGCAAGCGTACGGCCATCTACACCAAGGAAAAGGCGGTGTGGAGCGCCGTACGCGACCTGGAGCATCCGTACGGCTTCGCCGCCTTCACCGTCGATCCAGGCCGCCGACCGGGCGACATCACCTCGATCGAGGTCACCTACTACAACGTGAACAAACCGCACGGAGAGCTTTCCGTCTTCGAGAGGTTCTCCCTTCGCCGCCGCCGCTCAGACCGCTAG
- a CDS encoding DHA2 family efflux MFS transporter permease subunit: MSERTTTTATQRWTLALAAVGSFMVVLDLLVVATALTAIQRDLHASLESLEWTVNAYTVSFAVLLLTTSAIGDRIGRRRVFIAGLALFALASAGCAVAPDVGWLIGLRAVQGVGAAAVMPMALTLLNAAFPPERRGWATGIYGSVTAIGVLLGPALGGAITQGIAWPWIFWLNVPIALLAIPLVFRHVKESTAPARPDPVGLALGGLAVLGVIWALVRATAAGWGSAEVVTGLGGGVVLGIAFVAWERRTIAPMLPMRLFASRAFSAGSTAVFFLNATATGAIFLTAQFLQAVQGNNPLEAGLQLLPWGVAPVAIAPFAGALADRFGERRLVVAGLFVEVIGIGWLAAIATPSVGYPPLAGALTLSGVGFALAMPAVTKAVVSLVAPADIAKASGTFSTMRQLGGAFGVAVAGAVFAATGTLANPAGFTKGFVAAMLAAAAIALAGALAALGLHRHRATVSASPAPRAAAGFPAPDGKSDREPAAARRTAPPRNSAE; this comes from the coding sequence ATGAGCGAGAGAACGACAACGACGGCGACGCAGCGGTGGACGCTGGCACTGGCCGCCGTCGGTTCCTTCATGGTGGTGTTGGACCTGCTGGTGGTCGCGACCGCGCTGACCGCGATCCAGCGCGACTTGCACGCCTCACTGGAAAGCCTGGAATGGACGGTCAATGCCTATACGGTGAGTTTTGCCGTACTTCTGCTGACAACCTCGGCGATCGGTGACCGGATCGGCCGCCGTCGCGTGTTCATCGCTGGCCTGGCGCTGTTCGCGCTGGCGTCCGCCGGTTGCGCGGTGGCGCCGGATGTCGGCTGGCTGATCGGTCTTCGTGCCGTCCAGGGCGTCGGCGCCGCGGCCGTCATGCCGATGGCGCTGACCTTGCTCAACGCCGCGTTTCCGCCGGAGCGGCGCGGCTGGGCCACCGGCATTTACGGCAGTGTCACGGCAATCGGGGTGCTGCTTGGGCCTGCGCTCGGCGGTGCGATCACCCAGGGCATCGCGTGGCCATGGATCTTCTGGCTGAACGTGCCGATCGCGCTGCTCGCGATCCCGCTGGTTTTCCGGCATGTCAAGGAGAGCACCGCGCCGGCCCGGCCGGATCCGGTCGGCCTGGCGCTCGGCGGACTGGCCGTGCTCGGGGTGATCTGGGCCCTGGTACGCGCGACCGCCGCCGGCTGGGGAAGCGCCGAGGTGGTGACCGGTCTCGGTGGCGGCGTCGTGCTCGGCATCGCTTTCGTGGCATGGGAAAGGCGTACGATCGCGCCGATGTTGCCGATGCGGCTGTTCGCCTCGCGCGCCTTCTCCGCCGGCAGCACGGCGGTCTTCTTTCTGAACGCCACGGCGACCGGTGCCATCTTCCTGACCGCGCAGTTTCTCCAGGCGGTGCAGGGAAACAATCCGTTGGAGGCCGGTCTTCAGCTGCTGCCATGGGGAGTCGCGCCGGTGGCCATCGCGCCGTTCGCTGGTGCGCTGGCCGACCGGTTCGGTGAGCGAAGGCTCGTCGTCGCCGGACTTTTCGTCGAGGTGATCGGAATCGGGTGGCTGGCCGCGATCGCCACGCCGTCGGTCGGCTATCCCCCGCTCGCCGGTGCGCTGACGCTCAGCGGCGTCGGTTTCGCGTTGGCCATGCCGGCCGTGACCAAAGCGGTCGTCAGCCTGGTCGCACCGGCCGACATCGCCAAGGCCTCCGGCACCTTCAGCACGATGCGGCAGCTCGGCGGCGCGTTTGGAGTCGCCGTCGCCGGCGCTGTCTTCGCGGCCACCGGCACGTTGGCAAACCCAGCCGGTTTCACCAAGGGCTTCGTCGCGGCAATGCTCGCCGCGGCCGCGATCGCACTGGCCGGCGCCTTGGCCGCACTCGGCCTGCACCGCCACCGCGCCACTGTCAGCGCCTCGCCAGCGCCTCGCGCAGCTGCTGGTTTTCCCGCTCCAGACGGGAAATCCGATCGCGAACCGGCTGCAGCGCGGCGGACAGCTCCACCTCGGAATAGCGCGGAGTGA
- a CDS encoding alginate lyase family protein, with translation MAVSRVLLLAAVILASTVAGAAPAPFTHPGVLVSRAQLDFVRGRVQANAQPWKAAFDQLIASSYASTSRKPKARSVVECGPYSNPNNGCTDEREDAIAAYTDALAWYVTRNAAYAAAAIRLMDGWSATITSHTNSNAPLQTGWAGSSWARAAEIIRYTYTGGWPQLSRFSTMLRNVYLPVVIKGSNSNGNWELTMMEAAVGISVFLDDKSSYDTAMAKYLARVPAYVYLTSDGALPKVTPGSGLNTRDKIIAYWQGQSTFVDGLTQETCRDFVHTGYGIASISDVAETSRIQGNDLYSGEVGTRLRYALGFQAQYELGAAPPSWLCKGSVKRGLGPVTEVGFNAMSFRLGNTMTNTRTLTERNRPAGTNNLFVAWGTLTHAQNPN, from the coding sequence ATGGCTGTGTCACGTGTTTTGCTGCTCGCCGCCGTCATCCTGGCCTCAACGGTGGCAGGTGCGGCGCCGGCGCCGTTCACTCATCCCGGCGTGCTGGTGAGCCGAGCGCAGCTGGACTTCGTCCGCGGCAGGGTGCAGGCCAACGCACAACCGTGGAAAGCCGCCTTCGACCAGCTGATCGCCAGCTCGTACGCCTCGACCTCGCGCAAGCCCAAAGCGCGCTCGGTGGTCGAGTGCGGGCCGTATTCCAACCCCAACAACGGATGTACGGACGAGCGCGAGGACGCGATCGCCGCATACACCGACGCGCTGGCGTGGTATGTCACGCGCAATGCCGCCTATGCGGCGGCGGCGATCCGGCTGATGGACGGCTGGTCGGCCACGATCACCAGCCACACCAACAGCAACGCGCCGCTGCAGACCGGCTGGGCCGGCTCGTCGTGGGCTCGCGCGGCGGAAATCATCCGCTACACCTACACCGGCGGCTGGCCGCAGCTGAGCCGTTTCAGCACCATGCTGCGCAACGTCTATCTGCCGGTGGTCATCAAAGGCAGCAATTCCAACGGCAACTGGGAACTCACCATGATGGAGGCCGCGGTCGGCATTTCGGTGTTCCTGGACGACAAATCCAGCTACGACACCGCGATGGCCAAGTATCTGGCGCGTGTGCCGGCGTACGTCTATCTGACCAGCGATGGCGCGCTGCCGAAGGTGACACCGGGAAGTGGCCTCAACACGCGCGACAAGATCATCGCGTACTGGCAGGGCCAGAGCACCTTCGTCGACGGGCTGACGCAGGAGACCTGCCGCGACTTCGTGCACACCGGCTATGGCATCGCGTCGATCTCCGACGTCGCGGAAACCTCGCGGATCCAGGGAAACGACCTCTACAGCGGCGAGGTTGGCACGCGTTTACGTTACGCGCTCGGCTTCCAGGCACAGTACGAGCTCGGCGCCGCACCGCCTTCGTGGCTGTGCAAGGGATCCGTAAAGCGCGGTCTCGGACCGGTGACCGAGGTCGGCTTCAACGCGATGAGTTTCCGGCTCGGCAACACCATGACCAACACGCGGACGCTGACCGAGCGCAACCGACCGGCCGGCACGAACAACCTGTTCGTCGCCTGGGGGACGTTGACGCACGCGCAGAACCCCAACTGA
- a CDS encoding COG4280 domain-containing protein: MTSGALFIAVFLACAVEAVEAVTIVLAAGTARNWRSALLGTLTALVTLAAIVAALGPALTLLPIELLRLVVGALLLVFGLQWLRKAILRASGHKALHDEDEIFRAQLADAKKVGTDWYAFTLSFKGVLLEGLEVAFIALTFGSNQHNVPLAALAAGAAVVIVAGAGALVRAPLARVPENALKFVVGIMLTAFGVFWAAEGAGAVWPGKDVALFAIVPAVAAFALALVAVLRRVRVRQA; encoded by the coding sequence ATGACCAGCGGTGCGTTGTTCATCGCGGTTTTCCTGGCCTGCGCGGTCGAGGCCGTGGAAGCGGTGACGATCGTGCTCGCCGCCGGTACGGCCAGAAACTGGCGTTCGGCGCTCCTCGGCACGCTGACCGCACTGGTCACGCTCGCCGCGATCGTCGCGGCGCTCGGACCGGCGCTCACGTTGTTGCCGATCGAGTTGCTGCGGCTCGTGGTCGGCGCTTTGTTGTTGGTCTTCGGCCTGCAATGGCTGCGAAAAGCGATCCTGCGCGCGAGCGGTCACAAGGCCCTGCATGACGAGGACGAGATTTTCCGCGCGCAGCTGGCCGACGCGAAGAAGGTCGGCACCGACTGGTACGCCTTCACGCTGTCCTTCAAAGGCGTGTTGTTGGAAGGCTTGGAAGTCGCGTTCATCGCGCTGACTTTTGGCAGCAACCAACACAACGTCCCGCTGGCCGCGCTCGCCGCCGGCGCCGCGGTCGTGATCGTGGCCGGTGCCGGCGCGCTCGTACGCGCGCCACTCGCACGAGTGCCGGAAAACGCGCTGAAGTTCGTGGTCGGCATCATGCTCACCGCATTCGGCGTCTTCTGGGCCGCGGAAGGCGCCGGCGCCGTGTGGCCAGGCAAAGACGTGGCGCTGTTCGCGATCGTTCCGGCGGTCGCGGCGTTCGCGCTGGCCTTGGTCGCCGTCCTTCGCCGAGTCCGAGTGAGGCAGGCATGA
- a CDS encoding trypsin-like peptidase domain-containing protein yields the protein MRRILGIAAMICGLTAATVMTAPTAASAVLATDFHGIVALSNCSGSVVKPPTAAATDPALVLTNGHCLETGMPRPGQVITNQSSSRTFSLLSKDGQSRLGTLRARKVIYSTMTNTDVTLYQLTTTYQQIQQTYGISALNLPSTHPTAGARIDVVSGYWRTIYSCGIDGFAYELHEADWIFKDSIRYTSACHVIGGTSGSPIVESSTGNVVGVNNTTNEDGERCTLNNPCEVDAAGNVTVRRGIGYGQETYIIPGCLKAGNEIDLTKAGCTLPRP from the coding sequence ATGAGAAGAATCCTGGGCATCGCCGCGATGATCTGTGGCCTCACGGCCGCGACGGTGATGACCGCTCCGACCGCCGCCTCCGCCGTACTCGCGACCGATTTCCACGGCATCGTCGCACTCTCCAACTGCTCCGGCTCGGTCGTGAAGCCACCGACCGCCGCCGCGACCGACCCCGCGCTGGTGCTCACCAACGGACACTGCCTGGAAACCGGCATGCCGCGGCCCGGCCAGGTGATCACCAACCAGTCCTCCAGCCGTACGTTTTCCTTGCTGTCCAAGGACGGCCAGTCGCGGCTCGGCACGCTGCGAGCGCGCAAGGTCATCTACTCGACGATGACCAACACCGACGTGACGCTCTACCAGCTCACCACCACCTACCAGCAGATCCAACAGACGTACGGCATTTCCGCGCTGAACCTGCCATCGACGCATCCGACCGCCGGCGCGCGCATCGACGTGGTCTCCGGCTATTGGCGGACGATCTATTCCTGCGGCATCGACGGTTTCGCGTACGAACTGCACGAGGCCGACTGGATTTTCAAGGACTCGATCCGCTACACGTCGGCCTGCCACGTCATCGGCGGCACCTCCGGCTCGCCGATCGTGGAATCCTCGACCGGAAACGTCGTCGGCGTCAACAACACGACCAACGAGGACGGCGAGCGCTGCACGCTGAACAACCCGTGTGAGGTGGACGCCGCCGGCAACGTGACCGTACGGCGCGGCATCGGCTATGGCCAGGAGACCTACATCATCCCCGGCTGTCTGAAGGCCGGCAACGAAATCGACCTGACCAAGGCCGGCTGCACCCTCCCCCGCCCGTAA
- a CDS encoding LamG-like jellyroll fold domain-containing protein — protein MTRVCTVLAAIAVLLTTMISPASGQPTPPRTQRPDEVARINDALNSGTDQWGEQLMKAPNGPSLAAVRDLLPPAATAGPAHTNSGYYYLPFTYPKPTASTYLATRAFALHVADGSEILSNWAKNHGPNQSVTFGVGAEGSESYGSVQSRLADPTLAGGYLPILVNSYTDATGTRYDRESFSTRVGSTTGPLVSYLKYTIHPGSGSSRLRVTVSNSDVGNITASNNTLSYNGRSYVKYSGSASWSSPNLTFSPGATEIYVVVANNPADLSSVGVDAAGYAAARQQIVSYWQGVLAGGATIDIPETYAADAMRNLMLQNLVMGYQQSIGTYYESTDDTFAFIPEVDSTISMIGAFGYNTDYRQQLQELLGRGQGATVFPNWEKGLKLQEAAEYYFRTNDASFINQNLATYTDWLDNGSIGFAAQRARDANGLLEKEQYGSDIVVPVYGVHHQAEAWRGMRDFAVALRKIGNTSLADQFAAQASGLRSAILAAVSRSSVKLADGSLFVPISLLDPAASKPYDPITGTRDGSYWNLTIGYVLGTGIFPPGSPEANGIKKYVERHGGLFLGLTRFNLYGIDPGGCESDAPLNFPDASTPGYKSSGVDQQYGYAWGKFLSDQGEADRLNVQFYGKLGQDLTPNTFIGGEGTTIAPCPSLGEYYRSQYFPPLSANNATYLQNLRALLVSENLLGDGTPDSLEIAPATPRGWLTSGKSIAATNLPTAFGPVSYQIDSQLSQGSITATVSAPPAAAGRFAPSHTILHLRAPAGYRLSSVTVGGTSHDFDAAGETVDLGAFTGVATIMAHYDTVAVTQSDQARPTVLSAGRGVVQRGQDLTVTGTVEAIGAGTVGGSVKIAAPTGWTVPAASGFSVASNGKFGWQPVSFTVRPPTSAAIGNYTLTVTTTPSNGSPVSRKLTVQVATVSALAYADLIAQDRATAYWRLGDSGTAVDSSPYHANGTYQAGSVTGQAGAIAGDSDGSVCLNGNGFVEVPNALSVSPSGPFSAEAWINVDTSQQQAIVEKYDAPAYRGFGLRLTTGNKLQAFLLNDGAAPPLVTGHTSVQYGQWHHAALTYDGVTLVVYLDGKAEAELALPKPTLGSSTLKIGARGDDANTRFHGCVDEVALYDHALTGPQVQAHYLRGLMVSTGGSQKAGQRR, from the coding sequence ATGACCCGTGTGTGCACCGTTCTCGCCGCGATCGCTGTTTTGTTGACCACGATGATATCTCCCGCTTCCGGCCAACCGACCCCGCCGCGTACGCAGCGGCCGGACGAGGTCGCGCGGATCAACGACGCGCTCAACAGCGGCACCGACCAGTGGGGTGAGCAGCTGATGAAGGCGCCGAACGGTCCGAGCCTCGCGGCCGTACGCGACCTGCTGCCGCCGGCCGCGACCGCCGGTCCGGCGCACACCAACTCCGGTTATTACTATCTGCCGTTCACCTATCCGAAACCGACCGCGTCGACCTATCTGGCGACCCGCGCGTTCGCGCTGCATGTCGCCGACGGCAGCGAGATTCTCTCCAACTGGGCCAAAAACCACGGTCCCAACCAGTCGGTGACGTTTGGCGTCGGTGCCGAGGGCAGCGAGTCCTACGGCAGTGTGCAGTCGCGGCTGGCCGATCCGACGCTGGCCGGTGGATATCTGCCGATCCTGGTCAACAGTTACACCGACGCCACCGGTACGCGCTATGACCGCGAGTCGTTCAGTACGCGCGTCGGCTCGACGACCGGGCCATTGGTCAGCTACCTGAAATACACCATCCACCCCGGCTCCGGCTCGTCACGTTTGCGCGTGACGGTCAGCAACTCCGATGTCGGCAACATCACCGCGAGCAACAACACGTTGTCCTACAACGGCCGGTCGTACGTCAAATACTCCGGCTCGGCCAGCTGGAGCTCGCCAAACCTCACGTTCTCGCCCGGCGCCACCGAAATCTACGTCGTCGTCGCGAACAACCCGGCCGACCTCAGCTCGGTCGGTGTCGATGCCGCCGGTTACGCGGCGGCTCGGCAGCAGATTGTCTCCTACTGGCAAGGAGTCCTGGCCGGTGGTGCGACCATCGACATCCCGGAGACGTACGCGGCCGACGCGATGCGCAACCTGATGCTGCAAAACCTGGTGATGGGCTATCAGCAGAGCATCGGCACCTATTACGAGTCGACAGACGACACATTCGCGTTCATTCCGGAAGTCGACAGCACGATCAGCATGATCGGTGCTTTCGGTTACAACACCGACTATCGCCAACAGCTGCAGGAGCTGCTCGGCCGCGGTCAGGGCGCGACCGTGTTTCCGAACTGGGAGAAGGGGCTCAAGCTGCAGGAGGCCGCGGAATACTACTTCCGCACCAACGATGCCTCTTTCATCAACCAAAACCTCGCGACCTACACCGACTGGCTCGACAACGGCTCGATCGGCTTCGCCGCCCAGCGCGCTCGCGACGCCAACGGCCTGCTGGAAAAGGAGCAGTACGGCTCGGACATCGTCGTCCCCGTCTACGGTGTGCACCACCAGGCCGAGGCATGGCGCGGCATGCGCGATTTCGCCGTCGCCCTGCGGAAGATCGGCAACACCTCGCTCGCGGACCAGTTCGCGGCGCAGGCCAGCGGTCTGCGTTCGGCGATACTCGCGGCGGTCAGCCGGTCGTCGGTCAAGCTGGCCGACGGGTCGTTGTTCGTGCCGATCTCGCTGCTCGACCCGGCCGCGTCCAAGCCGTACGACCCGATCACCGGCACACGGGACGGCAGCTACTGGAACCTGACGATCGGATACGTGCTCGGCACCGGCATCTTCCCACCAGGCAGCCCGGAGGCCAACGGCATCAAGAAATACGTGGAGAGGCACGGCGGACTTTTCCTCGGACTGACCAGGTTCAACCTGTACGGCATCGATCCCGGTGGCTGCGAGTCGGACGCTCCGCTCAACTTCCCCGACGCGTCCACGCCGGGCTACAAGTCCAGCGGCGTCGACCAGCAGTATGGCTACGCATGGGGAAAGTTCCTGTCCGACCAGGGTGAGGCCGACCGGCTGAACGTCCAGTTCTACGGAAAACTCGGCCAGGACCTGACGCCGAACACGTTCATCGGCGGCGAGGGCACCACGATCGCGCCGTGCCCGTCGCTCGGTGAGTACTATCGCAGCCAGTATTTTCCGCCGCTGTCGGCAAACAACGCGACGTACCTGCAAAACCTGCGTGCCTTGCTGGTGAGCGAAAACCTGCTCGGCGACGGCACGCCGGACTCGCTGGAGATCGCGCCGGCGACGCCGCGCGGCTGGCTGACGTCCGGCAAGTCCATCGCGGCCACCAACCTGCCGACCGCCTTCGGACCGGTCTCCTACCAGATAGATTCGCAGCTGTCACAGGGATCCATCACCGCCACGGTGAGCGCACCGCCGGCAGCGGCCGGCAGGTTCGCGCCATCGCACACCATCCTGCACCTGCGCGCTCCGGCCGGTTATCGACTGTCCTCGGTGACGGTCGGCGGCACGTCACATGATTTCGACGCTGCCGGCGAGACCGTCGACCTCGGCGCTTTCACCGGCGTGGCAACGATCATGGCGCATTACGACACGGTCGCGGTCACTCAGTCCGACCAGGCTCGCCCGACCGTACTGTCCGCCGGACGCGGTGTCGTGCAGCGCGGCCAGGACCTGACGGTCACCGGCACGGTCGAGGCAATCGGTGCCGGCACTGTAGGCGGCAGCGTCAAGATCGCCGCGCCGACCGGTTGGACCGTCCCGGCGGCCAGCGGATTCTCGGTGGCGAGCAACGGAAAGTTTGGCTGGCAGCCGGTCAGTTTCACGGTACGGCCGCCAACCTCGGCTGCCATCGGAAATTACACCTTGACCGTAACGACGACACCCTCCAACGGCTCGCCGGTCTCGCGCAAGCTGACCGTACAGGTGGCGACGGTCTCGGCGCTCGCGTACGCGGATCTGATCGCACAGGACCGCGCGACGGCATACTGGCGCCTTGGCGACTCCGGTACGGCCGTCGACTCGTCGCCGTACCACGCCAACGGCACTTACCAGGCCGGCTCGGTGACCGGCCAGGCCGGCGCGATCGCCGGTGACTCGGATGGCTCGGTTTGTCTGAACGGCAACGGATTCGTCGAGGTGCCCAATGCGCTGTCGGTGTCACCATCCGGACCCTTCTCAGCGGAAGCGTGGATCAACGTCGACACCTCGCAACAGCAAGCCATCGTGGAAAAATATGACGCACCGGCGTACCGCGGATTTGGCTTGCGGTTGACCACTGGCAACAAGCTGCAGGCCTTCCTGCTCAACGACGGCGCGGCGCCGCCGTTGGTCACCGGCCACACGTCCGTCCAATATGGACAGTGGCACCACGCCGCGCTGACCTACGACGGCGTGACGCTGGTCGTCTATCTGGACGGCAAAGCGGAGGCCGAGCTGGCTTTGCCGAAGCCGACGCTGGGCAGCTCCACGCTCAAGATCGGTGCGCGCGGTGACGACGCCAACACGCGTTTCCACGGCTGCGTCGACGAGGTCGCGCTGTACGACCACGCGCTCACCGGACCGCAGGTGCAGGCGCACTACCTGCGCGGACTCATGGTCTCCACCGGCGGATCGCAAAAGGCCGGACAGCGGCGATGA
- a CDS encoding pyridoxamine 5'-phosphate oxidase family protein yields the protein MSRYANVAYTTCVRKVQEEQGSARAATHALLDDGPDPLTAAEAGFISERDGCYVASVGETGWPYVQFRGGPPGFVHVLDEHTLAFADVRGNRQYITTGNLRGDNRVALFFMDYARQRRLKVFGRARTVELADDPELAERVQSVRTDGRPERIVVIQVEGLNWNCAQHITPRYSEVELSAALQPVRDRISRLERENQQLREALARR from the coding sequence ATGAGCCGATATGCCAACGTCGCCTACACGACGTGCGTGCGCAAGGTCCAGGAGGAGCAGGGCAGCGCACGCGCCGCGACGCATGCCCTGCTCGATGACGGCCCCGATCCGCTGACCGCCGCGGAGGCCGGATTCATCTCCGAACGCGACGGTTGCTATGTCGCGTCCGTCGGCGAGACCGGCTGGCCGTACGTGCAGTTTCGCGGCGGTCCACCGGGATTCGTGCACGTGCTCGACGAACATACGCTCGCTTTCGCCGACGTGCGGGGAAATCGGCAGTACATCACCACCGGCAACCTGCGCGGTGACAACCGCGTAGCGCTGTTTTTCATGGACTACGCGAGACAACGCCGGCTGAAGGTCTTCGGCCGGGCGCGCACGGTCGAGCTCGCCGACGACCCCGAGCTGGCCGAGCGGGTGCAGTCCGTACGCACCGACGGGCGGCCGGAGCGGATCGTCGTCATCCAGGTCGAGGGACTGAACTGGAACTGCGCACAGCACATCACTCCGCGCTATTCCGAGGTGGAGCTGTCCGCCGCGCTGCAGCCGGTTCGCGATCGGATTTCCCGTCTGGAGCGGGAAAACCAGCAGCTGCGCGAGGCGCTGGCGAGGCGCTGA